One Rhinolophus ferrumequinum isolate MPI-CBG mRhiFer1 chromosome X, mRhiFer1_v1.p, whole genome shotgun sequence genomic window, AAGCAGTTTGTCTTCAGCCTCTGGGGACAgggcataccgtgtttccccgaaaataagacctagccggaccatcagctctagtgcgtcttttggagcaaaaaataatgtaagacccggtctcattttaatataagaacgggtcttataatataagactgggttttttattaatttttgctccaaaagacgcattagagctgctggtcaggctaggtcttcttttcggagaaacacggtcaCTGTCCCTGCCGGCATTCTGGAGCCTCAGGATGGCGGTCAAGCTTTTGCATGCTTCATTCAGTTTCATTGACTTCTGAAAATCATTCTCTCAGAAGACCTCAACATTCATTTTACTGTAGAAGGTAATGATGCCCCAGTAAATATGTTCAGCTCTTCAATCTGAACTCAAATTTAcacatggaaaaaattatttgatttaccTTACTTGAAGTTTATCATTTACAATCAGAAAACTAGGAGAATGTATTTGCATAAGTTTATCGTTGTTTTCTGTAGAAATTCAGTGAGAAACTGGGTTTGGTTATAAATAAGAGGCTCCCTAAATAGTGGCCTTATTGAATTAGCTTTGTTTTGACTCACATGGTAAAAAGACTAGAGATAGGGAGTTGCTACGGATATCAGGGCTGAAATCTCGGCAGTTCTCTTGGCCTTACTTACCTGGTGGTGCAAGATAGCTACTGTTGTACCAGCCATCAGGTCTTCCCTCTAGGcaacaggaagaaagaagcaaaacctGATCAGAAATACCCAGCAGACATCCTCTTATATCTCACTGATCAGAAATTGTGTTATgtggtcactttttttttttttaactttgtgaggacagagccccagagagcagtttccaggctctcggcctcactcggaaaggtgctggctcggttattaggtggccatcagctgtaaacagatggccatctgctgtggctgggaggCCATCACCTGTTaacagttagccattagccaccaatataactgccgtggctacggtagggtgttggttggttgattggcagagaagcggacagcagattgtggatcgtgtggctcctgcttcctgtatctgcagcccagccaccagcaagaatagaGTGCtttgactcccctatctgtggctccgtggatgttccttttcgGACTGACCGCAtactgtgttcttgtgcgggacCAGGGACCCCCACAtgacaaagttttatttattttaagtgtgtttttccaggacccatcagttccaagtcaagtagttgcttcaatctagttgtggagggtgcagctcacagtggcccatgtggggatcgaaccggcaaccttgttgttaagagcaccgagcTCCAACCGAGCTAACCGGCCGGCCCTATGTGGTCACTTCTAAATGCAAGAGAGGATGGGAAAGATTTGTTTTAGCTGGTCACATTGCTGCCCCCAACAAAATTAGGGTTCTTTAGTAAAAAAGAAGGGGACAATGGATACTGAGTTGGCAATTGGCAGTCTCTGACCAGGTAAGACAACACTAAATGTGagaagaaatacatgaaaagcaGCAGACAATTAATAGATAAGGATCAGCTTTGGCTATTATTTGGGAAAAGCAGTTTCTTTCAACTGTTCCTTATTCAACAGTCACACAGGCACATTtcacccttttttatttttcattagactAGTGAGAAAACTGCAATTTACAAGTGGGAAGTCAGTCTCAATATATAATTGCCCTTCTTGCCTCTCACCATGGTTTTGGTCTTTTAATTGCCATCATATGCTGCCTGAAGACAAATTAGGGACCCTGATGTCATCACACAGGATGGCTAAACCTGtgttaatgaggaaaataaagagtCTGGCATTTAAGTATGATATTTCACTGTGAACTTCTCGGTTTTAGGTCTCTAAGTTTGTGGAGAAGGTGAAGTATTCTCAAGACtaccccccgccacacacacacactagagtGTGGTTGCCATAGAACCACTTCCCTCTGTTTTTATGAATGTTGTGAGTCTCCATGGCAATCCCTCTACTTCATCTTTAAACATCATTTCAGTCATATCGTGTTTGTTGAGCATTGTGATGGGATATGGATGTTTTAACGagcattgtttttcctttcccagaaTGCCCCTATCATAAGCCTCTGGGTTTCGAGTCAGGGGAGGTTACAGCAGACCAGGTCACCTGCTCCAACCCGGAGCAGTACGTAGGCTGGTATTCCTCGTGGACCGCCAACAAGGCCCGGCTCAACAGTCAAGGCTTTGGGTAAGCAGGCCGGCGGCGCAGgcaacttttgtttttgttttttatcatgagGTTTGGAAAAGTAGGTCTCTGTAATAAATGAGTGACACAGAATGCACTTAGTTACTCAACAAGTATTGATCGAATACCTTCCATGAAGTCCTGGCCTTCTAGAAGCACCCAGCTTAGAAGAGGAGACGGACTCTAAGCACATAATCACACAACCCATCATTTAGTAAGATGATGAGTGCTgtggaggagatggagaaggaaagaaagacctGGTCTATTTGAAGAACCAGGGAAGGGCTTTCTAAGAAAAAGGTATTTAACTTGAGACAGTCGGTCAGGTGAGGGGGGCACAGGGTACAGCAGGTGCAAGGGCCCTGAGTTGGGAAGACCCCTCAAAAGCATGGACAGGGACTGTAAAACAGGCCAGCAAGGTTAGAGCGCAGGTGAGATAGGActggagaggcaggcagaagTCAGATCATGCAGGGTATTTTAAGTCGTGTTAACGATTGTGGTCCTTATTTTAGGGATAATAGGAGGACCCTGAATGCGCATTAGTTAGAATACAGGTTGGTGCTGTTGTAACAAAGAGCCCCCAAGTACAGAGACTTAACATAGAGGTGTATTTCTTGCTCATCCAAAAGTTGAATTAGGCAGTCTAGGGTTGTTATGGCAGCTGGACGGTATCGGAGGTCCAGACCCTTTCTACCTTGTTGTTCTGTCATCCTTAACATGAAGCTTCCATCTTGGAGCCCAAGACGGCTGCTCTAGCTTCCACTGTCACATCCACATTCTAGTCAGTAGGGAGAACAGAAGAGCAGAGTGAACacacttttcctttgtttccttgaaCAAACATAATCCTATTGGCCACTTTTCCCCATATGCCATTGACCAGAATTTCATCTGATGACCTCACTTAActgcaagggagactgggaaatgtgaTCTTAGCTGGTGGCCATTTGCCCAGACAAAACTCAGAGGTTCTTTTACTAAAGGAAGATGGGAAGAGGCTATTGGGAGACAATTAGCAGACTGCCAGGAAAAGATTTGAAGTTGGGGAGTATCACAATCAGAttagtgttaaaagaaaaatcttctggCTCCTGTGAGGAGAACTGTTTAGTGGGGGGACAAGAGTAATCCAGGGAGACGAGGTAAGCTGTAGTGATAGTCCAGGCAAGAACAGAGGGCTAGAGTGGTGGcagtgaaatggagagaaataaatgaCTTTGAGAAACATTTGAGCCGGAACCAATAGATGGATTGGCCATTTGAGGTGACAGAGGAAGGAACCAAGGATGGCTTTCAGTTCACTGGCAGGACAGGGGTTGATTCCAGTACTGGAAGGAGGGATTGGGGTGGGGATAACCGGGAGTTTTGGACATGTTTCATTTGAGATGCTGTAAGTCATCCGGGAGAAGCTGGCTAGCCAGCAATTGATTCTCAGgatttagaatttagaaaagaTCTGGGATGGAAGTAAAAAGTCAGAGCCACCCAAGGGAGCAAGTCTGGAATTAGAAGAGAAGGCAACTAAGGGCTGAGTCCTGagaagctaccgtgtttccctgaaaataagaccgggtcttatattaagttttgctccaaaagatgcattagggcttatgttcaggggatgtcaacctgaaaaatcatgctagggcttattttctggttacgtcttattttcggggaaacacggtaattaatACGCCATAAAAAAATGGGGAGGGAAGCTATAGGTTTTCACAATTTATGAAGGATATagctaaacaaacaaatcagttcCTTCAATTGGCTTGCTGTCAAAAGCCCTGCCAGAGCCACTCGGCTGTGTTCTGCACATGGCAGACACTCCCTGAAAGCCATGGATGACAGCACCTGAAGGGAACGCAGATATGTATGAAGAGAGTGAAATTAAAAGATTCACGGAGAAAGAAAGTTTAGGAGCGActaaggaaaagggaaggggcTGGCAGATGCAGTACCGTGCATTGAAGAAAGACATGCTCAACCACGCCCCAGAGGTGATTTCAGCTACATTTGAAGGCATTTCTTTGACAAATTAGTTGAATCTGGCGATTTTTCCTCTGGCGGTGGAGgtgcaggaagagagagaatgacaCAAGTATCACAGAGGCTGGGCACTTCTTGGAGACAAGCCTGTGAGTGCTTAGCACCTTGCAGTTCAGACTGCCCGAGCTTTGCAGGGGCTCTTCAGGTGTTGGCATCCCCTCAGAAGCCTGCGTCTCCAGGCTCCTTGGAGGTGCTCATGGGGAACGGCTCCTAGTAATTTGCTGTGTCTTTGGCAGGTGTGCCTGGCTCTCCAAGTTCCAGGACAGCAGCCAGTGGTTACAGATAGATCTGAAGGAGGTCAAGGTGATTTCAGGGATCCTCACCCAGGGTCGTTGTGACATTGATGAGTGGATGACCAAGTACAGTGTGCAGTACAGGACCGACGAGAGCCTGAACTGGATTTACTATAAGGACCAGACCGGAAACAACCGGGTAAGTCAGGTGTGCTCCAAACCATCTTCAGCTCACAGTCTCTGGGACTCTCCTCCCGCTACTGTCCCTGTGTTGCTGTTGCTGCCCTCTCTCAGAGTATTGACTCCAAGTCATGGGGAGTCATGACCTGCTCTCTCTCTGACCACGAGGCAGGTGTCTTTCTACATCCCAGGTGCCTACGTAGCAGTTTGTTTGCAAATGAGTGCCATTCTTGTGTGCGAAAGAAATCTGTCTGAATTCTTATATCAGCATATAGTTGCTTGAATAATCAAAGCCAGCCATTTGGACTATTCCAAACTCACTGGACCACTGAACACTTTGCTGCATGGGTCTGACTTGATCTATTACTGATGAGGGTAGGGCCCTGTTCATTGATGTAGATACGACCTCTCCTTACTATGATTGAGACTGAAGGCTGGGAAGCTTTGGACAACCCCGTAAATTAGCCAGTAAACTAAGGAAATGGTTAGCACAACTCTAGCAGTGCAGACGGAGGCCCATAAACCTTTGAGCAACCTTATATGCCACTAATGTCTCAACGCCAAAATGCGTCTCATTTCCCATAGACTAAACACAGTGGGCTCTTGAatatatatacactcacacacacacacatacatatgatgTATATTTATGATGAATAAAAAATTTGCTAGCTATTTGGAAATGTTAACTGTCCTTTCGCCTGAGAGTGAGGACTTCCCCGCTATTTTGGACATTTAATCAGGTTATGTAGACACATGCAGCTGAAAGTCAGAATTTGTATTCTCTGAAGACAATATGTACAGTAAGACTGTTCATGGGTtgagattttaaggaatttgaACACAATAGGAAAAACCATCTTGACACTTGGACATTTTActacatttttgttcttattcattGGCTTTCCAAAAAGATAGGAGCATTCTTTTTTAAGCCCTGTCTGCTTCTGGAGGCCTTGACAGTTCTTTGCAGAGAAGCCTTCACCGGGCACTTGTGCCCTCTGGAGGAGACTGTTCTATTCTCCCTCTTCACCTGGCTCCTGGCTTGAATAGGTTCGAGGGCAAACAGCTTAGAAAAGGGGCTGCGGGGTGTTGCTATTGGGAAGAAAGGTAAGATCATAGCAGAGGAGGTCCTTCTTGTTTTGTGGGTGGATGAAGCCAATGTGGCAGTCAGATTTTTTCCGAAGATAATACCAGCAGGGAATGAAATGTCCCGGCGTCACCAGGCAAAGCATTATGACTCTGGAACGAGTGCAAAGAATGACATCCATGGCATCTTTTTATGTTTCAGCCACCGCATTATGCCATGTGATAGCCCCAAAACCATAAACAAACCGTTTTTCTCTCTGGGCACTGCCCTCTTCCTTCTAGAATCTTCCTtcttgtttgtgtctttttctttttaaaaacatttccaagtCTAGAAAGTACTTGCTATTTGTGTCGGTGTAGAGACACACAATTAAGCTTTGGCTCACAACTGCATAACCAGCTCACGTTTTTACTTGAGCCCCACTTTAGTTCCTTTGGAAAGTGGGAGCATTCCTCTTGTGTGATGTGGTCCTTTTCAAAATTCTTGTCAAAATGCAAAGGATTAAAACACAGAATTGGTAATAAGAATcaagaggcatttttttttatcagagacATCCAATAGAACTTTTTGCCAGGATGGAAATGTTACTATCTGcgtgtccaatatggcagccactgaTCACATTAGCTGTTGATCACTGCACGGTGTGTGGCTAGTATGACTGAGGAAGTGAACTGCTAtctaattttaattcatttaaatttaaatagccacatgtggctactgactACCATACTGGATGTTACAGTTCAAGATGTCCCCATATAGAGACTCAGAACTGCCCAGAGGGTGTAGGTGCTAACAACTACTCAAAGTCAGATTTTGGGGGCATCTAATTCTTTGCACTTTAACCACTTTCTGAGATTTTTCCAGTTACAAGTTGGAGCCACCTCCAGAAAGGAATCAGTCTTTCTTTTGCCTCTGATATGATGGTGACAGGTGACAGGATTTCACCCCTCTCTTTAGGTCTTCTACGGAAACTCAGACCGAACCTCCACAGTCCAGAATCTTCTGCGGCCCCCCATCATTTCCCGCTTCATCCGGCTGATCCCGCTGGGCTGGCACGTCCGAATTGCCATCCGGATGGAGCTGCTGGAGTGCGTCAGCAAGTGTGCCTGATGCCTGCCTCAGCTTGGCACCTGCCAGGGGGTGGAGGGCACACAGTGGCCAGCGGAGAGCCCTGACATACCACCGTGACGAACAGGGCTGGATTTTACAAGCTATTTTCCATGCAGAGCTGAGGagagaatatttctttttcttttttctaagatATAGTTTccaatttcaatgaaaaaaagaaaaacaacaacagtgaaCAGATTCCCCACTCAGGGCCAAagaaaataggaacaaagaaaatgtccTTAGAAACAATTTTTATCCAAAAGCCTAAGTAGCAGGTGTaatttgttttcgtttttttgtcTCAGTGACACTGTGAAAGGTGCAGTCCCGGGGGAACACAAAGCAGCCCTGAGAAATTGAAAATTCTTTTGCATTACTACATTCAAAACAGGAAGGAACATAGAGTTTCAAAAAGCCTTGCTTTGAATGCAAAAGGGAGCAAGCTTGCAGTTTCTCCTAGCTAAGTTTTCATTAAATCATGGTCGTTTAGGATTTGAGAGCACCAGGTACACAGAGTGAAAGGTTTGGGGGTGACTGGCTGGCGATGAGTATGGTGGATGGGAAGTCCAGTTTCCTGAGTGACTTACATGACCAAACCCCCCAGATAGGAGGGGCTCCCCTGCTCTGAACTTTCACCCCCAGGCACACAGGAATTGGGGGGTTCCAGAGCTCTCATGACATACAACTCTATTCTGCAGCCCATTCAGGCAAATTATCCTAGTCTGTGGTCACTATTTAGGCGAATACATAAGCCAGGCTGCACATGTAAGTAGCAGTTTCCCTTATTTAGGAACCCCAAATGACCAGAACACATCAGAATTTCTTTATCTAGGATTACCATTTTTCAACAAGCTTAACACTTTGAAAACAGTTGGCCCAAGAGCTATCACTAGCTACACGGAGGAGGCCCATTAGCTGAGTCCATGCTTTGTACAAAGTGGTCAGGACCTACGTCCTAAGAAGGGCGATGTGGCTCTGCCCCTGGTGAGCCCAATCTTCCAACCTGTCCCCTGGCCTTGCAACACACAAACCCGCCTGCTTCTGATGCTGAAACCtctgtgggaaggagggaggaggctggagtggggctggCCTTCTCCTGGAGAAGCTCAGTAAGCAAAGAGCTCAAGGAGCGACCGCCTAAGTCTCCTTTGTCCTTCATAGGTCAGCCTGAGTTTTTCGGCCCTTCCCTGGGAGAGGCTGATGCCATGGCGGTGGGCAGGAGAGGATGTGAAAGTCGGAGCTGAGGGGAGTGGAATCAGGGGATGGGGGAATCCAACAACACTGGGGAATCAATCCAAGACTGTCCTGGTCTTGATGCAGTGCAGCCTTTGCTGGCACCTCTGAGTGACTGTTTTCAAATGCCAAGCCGAGTGAATGGACTCACAGTAACGTGATCCTGGACATCACATTCACCTTCTCGGAGAGGGCAGCCCCCTAAAAGCCCCAAATCTCTTCCCTGGTGTTCTTGAGCTTAGAACAGCTTCATATTTAACCCAGCCTCTTTCAAATCCCCACACTGTATACCTGAACCTGTAAAAACGCTGCTCCATCTTCTCTCAAATACAATTCAGGgttggcagtgggggtggggggtggggtagaaATCCTTCCTATGTCTTAGAACACATGAACAAATGCACTTTGAACAGAATGCCTGATTGGATACCCTTGTTGGGAAAGCTGAATGAACTTGCATTGTCAGAGAGAAAAGCCTAAGAGTTCAGGTCCTCTAAAATTCAAACTCCAGACACAGGAGGaaagttaagggaaaaaaagaatgaactggtCTAAGGCAGAAATAAAGGTTATCCAAATAACTGCTCATgttggaaatttttttatttcataacttTGAGGTAAAGTTCATATATCATACAAATTCCACCcatttaaagggtacaattcaATGACTTATGGTACATTGAGTTGAGCAACAACCACTAtcacaattttagaaaaatttcatcacccccaaaagaaaccccacacccatTAGCCATCACCCCCAAacccactcacccaccccagccctaggcaaccactgatctatttctgtctctgtggcgtattctggaaatttcatataaatggaatcctacaatatgtggtcttttctgtctggcttctttcgcttatcatagtgttttcaaggttcgttcatgttgtaacatgtgtcagaacttcattcctttttatggcagaagATCATTCCATTGTACGGATAGACCGCATtgtatttacccattcatccactgatggacatttggatggtTTCcacatttttggctattatgaatgatgctgctatgaatgattgtgtacaaatgttttcatttatcttggtatacctaggagtggaattgctaggttgtATGGTAACtgttaaccttttgaggaactgccggACGATTTTCCAAAGTGAGGGCACCATTTTACGTTCCgaccagcaatgcatgagggttctATTTTCTCTCCACTTGTTATTagctgtcttttttattatagccatcctggGGCATatgaagtagtatttcattgtggttttgatttgcatttccctgtgacTAACCATGCCAAggatatttatgtgtttattggccatttgtacacgTATTTGCAGAAATATCTATActgatcctttgcccatttaaaaatcaggctgtcttttcattattgagttgtaagagtcctttatatattttcgATACAATTCCCTTAccagacatatgatttgcaaatattttctcctattctgtaaattgtcttttttacttttttttttttttaaatctcacaaaCTTTATTTTCGGCAAACTGGAAGATACATATCTCtagatttcaaaaaatatataaaggctaacaacaacaaccacaaaaaaacagTTGGGGTTAGGCAGAAGCCAAGTAGTAGGAAGTGAAAACCATGAAGTATGGATGCCCAGTGGGGTAGATTTCAGAAAAGCCAGCAAGAAAGACAGCTCCTGAAAGTTAAGTCTTTTTACTTCCTTGATAGAGTCCTTTGAAGcacagtttaaaattttgatgaagtccaatttatttttctcttttgttgcttgtacttttggtgtcatatgtgAGAAACCATTGTCAAATCCAGATCATAAAGACTTTCTCCGATGTTTTCATCCAAGAGTCTGATGTAATAGTTTTacctcttacatttagatctttggtccattttgagttaatttttgcatatggtatgaggtaggggttcaacttcattctttgcatgtgaatatccagttgtcccagcatcatttgtcaAAATAACCaattcttttccccat contains:
- the RS1 gene encoding retinoschisin; amino-acid sequence: MPREICGFLFLLLFGYEATLGLSSTEDEGEDPWYHKACKCDCQGGANALWSAGATSLDCIPECPYHKPLGFESGEVTADQVTCSNPEQYVGWYSSWTANKARLNSQGFGCAWLSKFQDSSQWLQIDLKEVKVISGILTQGRCDIDEWMTKYSVQYRTDESLNWIYYKDQTGNNRVFYGNSDRTSTVQNLLRPPIISRFIRLIPLGWHVRIAIRMELLECVSKCA